The Thermodesulfobacteriota bacterium genome has a window encoding:
- the lpxA gene encoding acyl-ACP--UDP-N-acetylglucosamine O-acyltransferase has product MIHQTAIIDPKAEIGSDVEIGAYSIIKENVSIGSETVIGPHVIIEPYVTIEPNCNIFQYAAIGAVPQSLKFNGEETYVKIGRGSIIREFVTIHRGTGFGSGITEIGEESFLMAYTHIAHDCKIGRKVILSNNASLAGHISIGDYSTIGALVGIHQFVHIGEHAFIGGKSAIVKDIPPYVIAAGDRAKLHGLNSIGLKRSGFSKSTLLALKKVYRIIFRIGLTLNEAIERVTAEVDQIPEVVNFIDFIKSSERGITR; this is encoded by the coding sequence ATGATACATCAAACTGCAATAATAGACCCAAAGGCCGAGATAGGCTCAGATGTCGAAATTGGAGCGTATTCAATTATCAAAGAGAATGTTTCCATAGGATCCGAAACAGTGATAGGACCCCATGTGATCATTGAACCTTATGTGACCATAGAACCAAATTGTAATATTTTTCAGTACGCCGCCATAGGCGCGGTGCCACAGTCACTCAAATTCAATGGCGAAGAAACTTACGTAAAGATCGGGCGGGGAAGCATTATCAGAGAATTCGTTACCATACACAGAGGCACCGGATTCGGCAGCGGAATTACCGAAATTGGTGAAGAGAGTTTTTTAATGGCTTATACGCATATCGCCCATGACTGTAAGATAGGCCGCAAAGTTATTTTGTCTAATAATGCATCGCTGGCCGGTCATATCTCCATAGGTGATTATTCGACTATCGGAGCTCTTGTCGGGATTCATCAATTTGTGCATATCGGGGAACATGCGTTTATTGGAGGAAAATCAGCGATCGTTAAAGATATTCCACCTTATGTGATTGCTGCCGGTGATCGGGCGAAACTGCATGGCTTAAACAGTATTGGATTAAAACGGAGTGGTTTTTCCAAATCAACGTTGTTGGCATTAAAAAAAGTATATAGAATTATTTTTCGTATCGGGTTGACACTAAATGAGGCTATTGAAAGGGTCACCGCGGAAGTTGATCAAATTCCTGAGGTGGTGAATTTCATTGATTTTATAAAGTCATCCGAAAGAGGAATAACGAGATAA
- the lpxD gene encoding UDP-3-O-(3-hydroxymyristoyl)glucosamine N-acyltransferase has product MEILLSEIAILVEGRVEGDRNKKICGVAPLESATDDDLTFVDRAKLTKKISTTKAGAVIVPLDVETASNNIVRVKNPRVAFAKVMNLFYPISKPKTGINPGAHLGENLICGEKVSIAPFAVVGDNVTIGESAVLHSSVFIGDNVTIGNNTQIYPNVTILERCVIGNRVIIHAGSVIGSDGFGFAPDGEKYYKVPQTGIVQIDDDVEIGAGNTIDRATFGKTWICRGVKTDNLVHIAHNVTVGEDTVIIAQTGIAGSSTIGRHAAISGQVAIVGHITVGDHVQIAGKAGVTKSVASGEIVSGTPAIPHRLWLRVQNIIPKLPEIKNKIRTIEKRLKIIEEKQER; this is encoded by the coding sequence ATGGAGATATTACTTTCTGAAATAGCAATACTGGTAGAGGGTAGGGTTGAGGGTGATAGAAACAAAAAAATCTGTGGTGTAGCCCCTTTGGAGTCTGCCACTGATGATGATCTCACCTTTGTCGATCGGGCAAAATTAACCAAAAAGATTAGCACAACAAAAGCAGGAGCCGTCATCGTTCCACTGGATGTTGAAACAGCTTCCAACAACATTGTGAGGGTAAAAAACCCAAGGGTTGCCTTTGCAAAAGTTATGAATTTATTCTACCCCATCTCGAAACCGAAAACAGGAATAAATCCCGGTGCTCATCTAGGCGAAAATCTGATATGTGGGGAAAAAGTATCCATCGCTCCCTTTGCAGTGGTTGGAGATAATGTTACCATCGGCGAGAGTGCCGTCCTACATTCAAGTGTTTTTATTGGTGATAATGTTACCATCGGAAATAATACACAGATATATCCCAATGTGACAATACTCGAACGCTGCGTTATAGGCAACAGGGTGATTATTCATGCCGGTTCGGTAATAGGAAGCGACGGTTTTGGGTTTGCCCCTGACGGAGAAAAGTATTATAAGGTTCCTCAGACCGGTATTGTCCAAATTGATGATGATGTGGAGATAGGGGCGGGTAATACCATTGATCGGGCCACTTTCGGTAAAACGTGGATTTGCCGGGGTGTTAAGACTGACAATCTGGTTCATATTGCTCATAATGTCACTGTGGGCGAAGATACTGTAATTATTGCTCAGACTGGAATTGCCGGAAGCTCAACCATAGGAAGGCACGCTGCGATATCCGGTCAGGTTGCGATAGTCGGGCATATTACTGTGGGTGATCATGTACAGATAGCGGGAAAAGCAGGTGTGACAAAATCAGTTGCTAGTGGCGAAATTGTATCAGGTACACCGGCGATTCCTCATCGGCTGTGGCTCAGAGTGCAAAATATTATTCCAAAACTCCCGGAGATTAAAAATAAGATCCGGACAATTGAAAAACGTTTAAAGATCATAGAAGAAAAACAGGAGAGATAA
- the fabZ gene encoding 3-hydroxyacyl-ACP dehydratase FabZ produces MEEVADIQAIMDYMPHRYPFLLVDRVLEIVPGEKIVALKNVSINEPFFQGHFPGNPIMPGVLIVEAMAQAGGILFSSQLKKGHGLLFYFMGMDKVKFRKMVVPGDQIILEVKIIRQRSKAVKMAGTASVDQKVVAEGEIMATVGEKS; encoded by the coding sequence ATGGAGGAAGTTGCTGATATACAAGCCATCATGGATTATATGCCGCACCGGTACCCATTTTTACTGGTTGATCGAGTGCTGGAAATTGTGCCCGGCGAGAAAATTGTGGCATTAAAAAACGTTAGCATAAACGAACCGTTTTTCCAGGGTCATTTCCCTGGCAATCCTATAATGCCGGGGGTGCTTATTGTAGAAGCAATGGCACAGGCCGGGGGAATATTATTTTCATCACAATTAAAAAAAGGGCACGGCCTTCTTTTTTACTTCATGGGGATGGACAAGGTAAAGTTCAGGAAAATGGTCGTGCCCGGAGATCAGATTATCCTTGAAGTTAAAATTATCAGGCAAAGATCCAAGGCGGTAAAGATGGCCGGAACCGCCAGTGTGGATCAAAAAGTGGTTGCAGAAGGAGAAATAATGGCCACTGTTGGAGAAAAATCATGA